Proteins encoded together in one Impatiens glandulifera chromosome 1, dImpGla2.1, whole genome shotgun sequence window:
- the LOC124922379 gene encoding uncharacterized protein LOC124922379 isoform X1 — MNARFRTGFYSGRTSQNHKEEADKKTEMHGSKLNGPPKPSSTHRRSSRERKLDLLQDVEMLKNRLRYEENVHKALERALNRPLGALPRLPPYLPPHILELLAEVAVLEEEVVRLEEHVINFRQDFYDETLVTSSTISANSLHFPTTKQEGELEYPIGLKRTSSTRHRRLLSSSSDPFSNSTRFLPNGRLPPKELVSKEEEEGRNGKENNRSCSSSMSNNIPGRKTSMAKMFLQRHRLDSDSVIVVPFEAR, encoded by the exons ATGAACGCCAGATTTCGGACTGGCTTTTACTCTGGAAGGACGTCTCAGAATCATAAA GAGGAGGCGGATAAGAAAACGGAAATGCATGGAAGCAAATTGAACGGACCTCCAAAACCGTCATCTACTCATCGTAGATCAAGCAGAGAGAGGAAATTGGATCTGCTTCAAGAT GTTGAAATGCTGAAGAATAGGCTGAGATATGAAGAGAATGTTCATAAAGCTTTGGAGAGAGCATTGAATAGACCTCTTGGAGCGCTTCCAAGACTTCCTCCTTATCTTCCTCCTCAT ATTTTAGAGCTGCTTGCTGAAGTAGCTGTTTTGGAGGAAGAGGTAGTTAGGCTTGAAGAACATGTCATAAATTTCAGACAAGATTTTTATGATGAGACTCTTGTTACTTCATCAACAATATCTGCCAATTCACTTCATTTCCCTACTACTAAGCAAGAAGGAGAACTCGAATACCCGATTGGACTCAAACGAACTTCTTCAACTCGTCATCGAAGGCTACTTTCATCATCATCCGACCCCTTTTCAAATTCGACTCGTTTCTTACCAAATGGGAGACTGCCTCCAAAAGAACTTGTttccaaagaagaagaagaagggcgAAACGGGAAGGAGAATAACCGATCTTGTTCGAGTAGCATGAGTAATAACATACCGGGTAGAAAAACATCGATGGCCAAGATGTTTCTACAAAGACATCGACTTGACTCGGACTCGGTAATAGTTGTTCCGTTTGAAGCTAGATGA
- the LOC124922379 gene encoding uncharacterized protein LOC124922379 isoform X2 codes for MHGSKLNGPPKPSSTHRRSSRERKLDLLQDVEMLKNRLRYEENVHKALERALNRPLGALPRLPPYLPPHILELLAEVAVLEEEVVRLEEHVINFRQDFYDETLVTSSTISANSLHFPTTKQEGELEYPIGLKRTSSTRHRRLLSSSSDPFSNSTRFLPNGRLPPKELVSKEEEEGRNGKENNRSCSSSMSNNIPGRKTSMAKMFLQRHRLDSDSVIVVPFEAR; via the exons ATGCATGGAAGCAAATTGAACGGACCTCCAAAACCGTCATCTACTCATCGTAGATCAAGCAGAGAGAGGAAATTGGATCTGCTTCAAGAT GTTGAAATGCTGAAGAATAGGCTGAGATATGAAGAGAATGTTCATAAAGCTTTGGAGAGAGCATTGAATAGACCTCTTGGAGCGCTTCCAAGACTTCCTCCTTATCTTCCTCCTCAT ATTTTAGAGCTGCTTGCTGAAGTAGCTGTTTTGGAGGAAGAGGTAGTTAGGCTTGAAGAACATGTCATAAATTTCAGACAAGATTTTTATGATGAGACTCTTGTTACTTCATCAACAATATCTGCCAATTCACTTCATTTCCCTACTACTAAGCAAGAAGGAGAACTCGAATACCCGATTGGACTCAAACGAACTTCTTCAACTCGTCATCGAAGGCTACTTTCATCATCATCCGACCCCTTTTCAAATTCGACTCGTTTCTTACCAAATGGGAGACTGCCTCCAAAAGAACTTGTttccaaagaagaagaagaagggcgAAACGGGAAGGAGAATAACCGATCTTGTTCGAGTAGCATGAGTAATAACATACCGGGTAGAAAAACATCGATGGCCAAGATGTTTCTACAAAGACATCGACTTGACTCGGACTCGGTAATAGTTGTTCCGTTTGAAGCTAGATGA
- the LOC124919344 gene encoding uncharacterized protein LOC124919344 — MDSSSYSLTTIIFIMFGHRLFLNYAKTFQILLVLLLSTLLVHAACGPSNLLARNSHLSRELSLTGGTTNSTWLLDYGRFKLLNGRTVACSLTSQEESNDDSQMEKTVFQEDSLAPHIKVHPPLLDYGESFLYFTSSASLVVENTHSDSSIYIYEPFSTNSQFYSCNFSKLHLGPGEVASICIVFSPIWLGISSAHLILQTSAGGFIVHVKGVAIQSPYKIQPIEGLDISLANPFDETIYVEAVNAWISVSQGNTTLSTNLLCRVEEFQDSDGNGSENIVVNSPLISFRPHRNWDIGPGKREIIVELDYSYGYADKISGAFFIQLLKSSQGISDTIIIPLRTELGRKSVYVSLDTILPCDGRGTVIVSVALKNVARYLLRFIKIDVDGEGKRLFQLRYIGDLILYPGIVTQVAVVTFAPIQDSQSEVLNANACRFTLSTNDSNSPQIEVLCKDVIGICSGHSLDYKEENQHVEHVNMNLGLSGGIGQPSSLSMEITTFPDELVLKNWKSQGSSEGISILDSHEIVFPMVQVGSHHSMWITVKNPSQQPVIMQLILSPAEIIDECRFSDHLSSNNQVLSEFQTPRRYGFSLAESARKEAYVHPHETAVFGPVYFHPSSRCTWMSSALIRNNLSGVESISLRGFGGSFSLALLEESHPVQNLDFKFNWPIPHNTCFKPIQKELYAKNTGDIRLVVKRIEVSGAECRLDGFVVESCEGFALEPGESMKMAVSYKADFIGVMIQRDLELVMDSGMIVIPMKATLPLHMVNMCGQSVFWLRLKKISVSTFFVIFLAFWVSSVSVAKTSNSQKFRLSYFKVEETGNLTIKVVGKDKGRKRRKRKGIIELSSSQSGNSTPSSPLSPADSVLAVEGKNHFADKQQERDDKIPNNKPEPCSLVKKDKNRRFESSKPHVLSASATFPSSNRAAVDLSRFLASTSTIAPHARAPGSNLHDREISKKGENSKVEDKFRYDIWADHLFGLNISSGRLSSSSKGISGADQTRFNSFFVTGPQSLEETKSVSFYQDG, encoded by the exons ATGGACTCCTCTTCCTATTCACTGACCACGATCATCTTCATCATGTTCGGCCACCG GTTATTTCTTAACTATGCCAAGACATTTCAGATTCTGCTTGTTCTATTGTTATCTACACTTTTGGTTCATGCTGCATGTGGACCGAGTAACCTGCTGGCTAGAAACTCCCACTTGTCTCGAGAATTGTCTCTTACAGGAGGAACAACAAACTCTACTTGGTTGTTAGATTATGGAAGGTTTAAATTATTGAATGGACGAACTGTTGCTTGTTCTTTAACCTCCCAAGAGGAATCAAATGATGATTCACAGATGGAGAAAACAGTTTTTCAGGAGGATTCCTTGGCTCCACATATTAAAGTTCACCCTCCATTACTTGACTATGGGGAGAGTTTTTTGTATTTTACTTCGTCTGCTTCTTTAGTAGTTGAAAACACTCACAGCGACAGctccatatatatatacgaaCCTTTCAGCACGAATTCACAGTTTTACTCATGTAACTTTAGTAAATTACACTTGGGACCAGGCGAAGTTGCTTCGATTTGTATTGTATTTTCACCGATATGGCTAGGAATTTCCTCTGCTCATCTGATTTTGCAGACGAGTGCTGGTGGATTCATTGTTCATGTTAAGGGTGTAGCTATTCAATCTCCTTACAAAATCCAGCCAATAGAAGGGCTGGATATTTCCTTGGCTAATCCTTTTGATGAAACGATCTATGTTGAGGCTGTAAATGCTTGGATATCGGTTTCGCAAGGTAATACTACATTATCGACAAACTTACTGTGTAGAGTAGAAGAATTTCAGGATTCAGATGGAAATGGCTCTGAAAATATTGTGGTTAACTCGCCATTGATATCGTTTAGGCCACATAGAAATTGGGATATTGGTCCCGGAAAAAGAGAGATAATTGTGGAGCTTGATTACTCTTATGGTTATGCAGATAAAATATCAGGTGCATTCTTTATACAGTTGTTGAAGTCTTCACAAGGCATATCAGATACAATTATCATCCCTCTTAGGACAGAATTAGGTAGAAAATCTGTATATGTCTCGTTGGATACAATTCTCCCTTGTGATGGAAGAGGAACTGTTATAGTTTCTGTCGCACTGAAAAACGTTGCtcgctatctgttgagatttaTTAAGATTGATGTTGATGGAGAAGGTAAAAGGCTTTTCCAACTTAGGTATATTGGAGATTTGATTCTTTATCCTGGAATAGTTACCCAAGTTGCTGTTGTTACCTTTGCTCCAATCCAGGATTCTCAATCTGAAGTTCTCAATGCCAATGCCTGTAGATTTACCCTTTCGACAAATGACTCAAATAGTCCTCAGATTGAGGTTTTGTGTAAGGATGTAATCGGCATTTGTTCAGGACATAGTCTTGACTACAAGGAAGAAAACCAACATGTTGAGCATGTAAATATGAATTTGGGTCTTTCCGGTGGTATCGGGCAACCTTCATCTTTGAGTATG GAGATTACGACGTTTCCAGATGAATTAGTACTAAAGAACTGGAAATCCCAAGGAAGTTCCGAAGGGATTTCTATACTCGATAGTCACGAGATCGTTTTTCCCATGGTTCAGGTCGGGTCCCATCATTCCATGTGGATCACAGTAAAAAATCCAAGTCAGCAACCCGTTATAATGCAGCTGATCCTAAGTCCAGCAGAAATCATCGACGAATGTAGATTTTCAGATCATCTTTCCTCCAATAACCAAGTTCTCAGTGAATTCCAAACGCCAAGAAGGTATGGCTTCTCCCTAGCCGAATCTGCAAGGAAGGAAGCTTACGTTCATCCTCATGAAACTGCAGTTTTCGGACCAGTCTATTTCCATCCTTCCTCTAGATGCACTTGGATGAGCTCAGCTCTAATAAGAAACAATCTCTCCGGCGTCGAATCGATATCTCTACGAGGGTTTGGCGGATCGTTTTCATTAGCATTGCTCGAAGAATCCCACCCTGTTCAGAATCTAGACTTCAAGTTCAACTGGCCTATCCCCCACAATACGTGTTTCAAACCGATACAGAAAGAGCTTTATGCGAAGAACACGGGCGATATACGGTTGGTAGTGAAGAGGATCGAGGTTTCCGGGGCTGAATGTCGGTTAGACGGGTTTGTTGTGGAATCGTGCGAAGGTTTTGCTCTTGAACCGGGAGAATCCATGAAAATGGCGGTTTCTTATAAAGCAGATTTTATCGGCGTTATGATTCAGAGGGATCTCGAATTGGTAATGGATAGTGGTATGATTGTTATACCGATGAAGGCTACTCTTCCTTTACATATGGTTAATATGTGCGGTCAATCGGTTTTCTGGTTGCGGTTGAAGAAAATATCTGTTTCGACTTTTTTCGTGATCTTTCTGGCTTTCTGGGTAAGCTCGGTTTCCGTCGCTAAAACTTCTAACAGTCAAAAGTTCCGATTATCGTATTTCAAAGTGGAAGAAACTGGAAACCTGACTATAAAAGTCGTGGGGAAAGATAAGGGTAGAAAACGTCGTAAAAGAAAGGGAATAATCGAACTTTCGAGCAGTCAAAGTGGAAATTCAACGCCTTCTTCTCCACTGTCTCCCGCTGATTCAGTTCTGGCTGTTGAGGGAAAAAACCATTTTGCTGACAAACAACAAGAACGGGATGATAAGATTCCTAATAATAAACCCGAACCTTGTTCGTTGGTTAAAAAAGATAAGAATCGCCGGTTCGAAAGTAGTAAACCTCATGTTCTGTCGGCGTCTGCTACTTTTCCTTCTAGTAACCGAGCTGCTGTCGATTTGAGCCGTTTTCTGGCTTCTACTTCTACCATTGCTCCTCATGCTCGGGCTCCAGGTTCGAACCTGCATGATCGAGAAATATCTAAGAAAGGCGAAAACTCAAAGGTTGAGGATAAATTTAGGTATGATATTTGGGCTGACCATCTTTTCGGACTAAATATATCATCAGGTAGGTTATCGTCTTCTTCGAAGGGGATATCTGGTGCGGATCAAACTCGCTTTAATAGCTTCTTTGTAACCGGACCACAGTCTCTCGAGGAGACTAAATCTGTAAGTTTCTATCAAGATGGTTAA